A DNA window from Engystomops pustulosus chromosome 6, aEngPut4.maternal, whole genome shotgun sequence contains the following coding sequences:
- the TNNI3 gene encoding troponin I, cardiac muscle has translation MSDGEEVTYEEEEYVEEEEEVVEEELVPEPQKPAPPPVAAPPPLLRRKSSANYRSYATEPHVKRTPKISASRKLQLKSLMLQIAKTEMEHEEEEKAQEKKRFLSEHCKPLQLSGLSLSELKDLCKELHARIEVVDEERYDMEVKVNKHITEISDLNQKIFDLRGKFKRPTLRRVRLSADAMMRALLGTKHKAAMDLRANLKQVKQAKKDDVEKEIREVGDWRKNVDALSGMEGRKKKFETSGGVQT, from the exons ATGTCTGATGG GGAAGAAGTAACT TATGAAGAGGAAGAGTATgttgaggaagaagaggaggttgTGGAGGAAGAACTTGTGCCAGAGCCACAAAAGCCTGCACCTCCTCCTGTTGCAGCTCCACCACCACTACTCCGAAGGAAGTCATCTGCAAACTATCGCTCCTATGCCACTGAACCACACGTCAAG AGAACACCGAAGATTTCTGCATCTCGGAAACTGCAGCTAAAG AGTCTAATGCTACAAATTGCTAAGACTGAGATGGAACATGAGGAAGAAGAGAAGGCCCAAGAGAAGAAGAGGTTCTTGTCTGAACACTGCAAGCCTTTACAACTTTCTGGACTGTCTCTTTCAGAGCTAAAG GATCTGTGCAAAGAGCTCCATGCAAGGATTGAGGTTGTGGATGAGGAAAGATATGACATGGAAGTCAAAGTCAATAAACACATCACTGAG ATTAGCGACTTGAATCAAAAGATTTTTGACTTGCGTGGAAAGTTCAAACGACCAACACTGAGGAGAGTGCGCCTTTCAGCAGATGCTATGATGCGGGCACTCCTGGGTACTAAGCACAAAGCTGCCATGGACCTAAGAGCTAATCTCAAACAAGTGAAGCAAGCTAAAAAGGATGATGTAGAGAAG GAAATTCGAGAAGTTGGAGACTGGAGAAAGAACGTTGATGCTCTCAGTGGAATGGAGGGTAGGAAAAAGAAATTTGAGACATCTGGAGGAGTGCAGACTTAA